The following coding sequences are from one Pelmatolapia mariae isolate MD_Pm_ZW linkage group LG4, Pm_UMD_F_2, whole genome shotgun sequence window:
- the LOC134626317 gene encoding myosin heavy chain, fast skeletal muscle-like → MSTDAEMAQYGPAAIYLRKPEKERIEAQTAPFDAKTAYFVTDADEMYVKGKLVKKEGGKATVETDGGKTVTVKEDEIHPRNPPKFDKMEDMAMMTHLNEPSVLFNLKERYASWMIYTYSGLFCVVVNPYKWLPVYDATCVAAYRGKKRIEAPPHIFSISDNAYQFMLTDRENQSVLITGESGAGKTVNTKRVIQYFATIAALGGKKAEPTPGKMQGSLEDQIVAANPLLEAYGNAKTVRNDNSSRFGKFIRIHFGTSGKLSSADIETYLLEKSRVTFQLSAERSYHIFYQLMTGHKPELLEALLITTNPYDYPMISQGEITVKSINDVEEFIATDTAIDILGFSGEEKLSIYKLTGAVMHHGNMKFKQKQREEQAEPDGTEVADKIAYLLGLNSADMLKALCYPRVKVGNEMVTKGQTVPQVNNAVSALCKSIYEKMFLWMVIRINEMLDTKQPRQFFIGVLDIAGFEIFDFNSLEQLCINFTNEKLQQFFNHHMFVLEQEEYKKEGIQWEFIDFGMDLAACIELIEKPMGIFSILEEECMFPKASDTTFKNKLHDQHLGKTKAFEKPKPGKGKAEAHFSLVHYAGTVDYNITGWLDKNKDPLNESVVQLYQKSSNKLLCFLYAAHAGAEEAAGGGGKKGGKKKGGSFQTVSALFRENLAKLMTNLRSTHPHFVRCLIPNETKTPGLMENFLVIHQLRCNGVLEGIRICRKGFPSRILYGDFKQRYKVLNASVIPEGQFIDNKKASEKLLGSIDVDHTQYMFGHTKVFFKAGLLGTLEEMRDEKLAELVTMTQALCRGYVMRKEFVKMMERRESIYTIQYNIRSFMNVKNWPWLKVYFKIKPLLKSAETEKELQNMKENYEKMQTDLAAALAKKKELEEKMVSLLQEKNDLQLQVAAEVDNLSDAEERCEGLIKSKIQLEAKLKETTERLEDEEEINAELTAKKRKLEDECSELKKDIDDLELTLAKVEKEKHATENKVKNLTEEMASQDESIAKLTKEKKALQEAHQQTLDDLQAEEDKVNTLTKSKTKLEQQVDDLEGSLEQEKKLRMDLERAKRKLEGDLKLAQESIMDLENDKQQSDEKIKKKDFEISQLLSKIEDEQSLGAQLQKKIKELQARIEELEEEIEAERAARAKVEKQRADLSRELEEISERLEEAGGATAAQIEMNKKREAEFQKLRRDLEESTLQHEATAAALRKKQADSVAELGEQIDNLQRVKQKLEKEKSEYKMEIDDLSSNMEAVAKAKGNLEKMCRTLEDQLSELKAKNDENVRQLNDINAQKARLQTENGEFGRQLEEKEALVSQLTRGKQAFTQQIEELKRHVEEEVKAKNALAHAVQSARHDCDLLREQFEEEQEAKAELQRGMSKANSEVAQWRSKYETDAIQRTEELEEAKKKLAQRLQEAEESIEAVNSKCASLEKTKQRLQGEVEDLMIDVERANALAANLDKKQRNFDKVLAEWKQKYEESQAELEGAQKEARSLSTELFKMKNSYEEALDQLETMKRENKNLQQEISDLTEQIGETGKSIHELEKAKKTVETEKSEIQTALEEAEGTLEHEEAKILRVQLELNQVKGEIDRKLAEKDEEMEQIKRNSQRVTDSMQSTLDAEVRSRNDALRVKKKMEGDLNEMEIQLSHANRQAAEAQKQLRNVQGQLKDAQLHLDDAIRGQEDMKEQVAMVERRNGLMVAEIEELRAALEQTERGRKVAEQELVDASERVGLLHSQNTSLLNTKKKLEADLVQVQGEVDDAVQEARNAEEKAKKAITDAAMMAEELKKEQDTSAHLERMKKNLEVTVKDLQHRLDEAENLAMKGGKKQLQKLESRVRELETEVEAEQRRGADAVKGVRKYERRVKELTYQTEEDKKNLVRLQDLVDKLQLKVKAYKRQAEEAEEQANTHMSRLRKVQHEMEEAQERADIAESQVNKLRAKSRDAGKGETAE, encoded by the exons ATGAGCACAGACGCGGAGATGGCGCAGTATGGCCCGGCGGCCATTTACCTCCGGAAGCCAGAAAAGGAGAGGATTGAGGCCCAGACTGCTCCATTTGATGCCAAGACGGCCTACTTTGTGACTGATGCTGATGAGATGTATGTCAAGGGCAAACTCGTCAAGAAGGAGGGTGGTAAAGCCACTGTTGAGACAGACGGAGGAAAG ACGGTCACTGTAAAGGAAGATGAAATCCACCCCAGGAACCCTCCAAAGTTTGATAAGATGGAGGACATGGCCATGATGACCCACCTTAATGAGCCATCTGTGTTGTTTAACCTCAAAGAGCGTTATGCATCATGGATGATCTAC ACCTACTCTGGGTTGTTCTGCGTTGTCGTCAATCCCTACAAGTGGCTTCCTGTGTATGATGCTACATGTGTAGCAGCATACAGAGGAAAGAAGAGGATTGAGGCTCCACCCCACATCTTCTCCATCTCTGACAATGCCTATCAGTTCATGCTCACCG atcGTGAGAACCAGTCTGTCCTGATTAC TGGAGAATCCGGTGCAGGAAAGACTGTCAACACCAAACGTGTCATCCAGTACTTTGCAACAATTGCAGCTCTTGGAGGTAAGAAGGCTGAGCCAACACCTGGCAAAATGCAG GGCTCTCTTGAGGATCAGATTGTTGCTGCCAACCCTCTGTTGGAGGCCTACGGTAATGCCAAGACTGTGAGGAATGACAACTCCTCTCGTTTT GGTAAATTCATCAGGATTCACTTTGGCACCTCTGGCAAGCTGTCTTCAGCTGATATTGAAACAT ATCTGCTGGAGAAGTCCCGTGTCACCTTCCAGTTGTCTGCTGAGAGGAGCTACCATATCTTCTATCAGCTGATGACAGGCCACAAGCCTGAGCTTCTGG AGGCTCTTCTGATCACAACCAACCCATATGACTACCCAATGATCAGTCAGGGTGAAATCACTGTCAAGAGCATCAATGATGTGGAGGAGTTCATTGCAACAGAT aCTGCTATTGACATCTTGGGCTTTAGTGGGGAAGAGAAGTTAAGCATCTACAAGCTGACTGGtgctgtgatgcatcatggcaACATGAAATTCAAGCAGAAGCAGCGTGAAGAGCAGGCTGAACCTGATGGCACTGAGG TGGCTGACAAGATTGCGTACCTATTGGGCCTGAACTCGGCTGATATGCTGAAAGCTCTGTGCTACCCAAGAGTCAAGGTTGGCAATGAGATGGTGACCAAAGGTCAGACCGTCCCAcag GTCAACAATGCTGTCTCGGCTCTGTGCAAATCTATCTATGAGAAAATGTTCTTGTGGATGGTTATCCGTATCAATGAGATGCTGGACACAAAGCAGCCCAGACAGTTCTTCATTGGTGTGCTGGATATCGCTGGATTTGAGATCTTTGAT TTCAACAGCTTGGAGCAACTCTGCATCAACTTCACCAATGAGAAACTGCAACAGTTTTTCAACCATCACATGTTTGTTCTGGAGCAAGAGGAGTACAAGAAAGAAGGCATTCAATGGGAGTTCATTGACTTTGGTATGGACTTGGCTGCCTGCATTGAGCTTATTGAGAAG CCAATGGGCATCTTCTCCATCCTTGAAGAGGAGTGCATGTTCCCCAAGGCCTCTGACACAACGTTCAAGAACAAGCTGCATGATCAGCATCTTGGCAAGACTAAGGCATTTGAGAAGCCAAAGCCTGGAAAGGGCAAGGCTGAGGCACACTTCTCCCTGGTTCACTATGCTGGTACAGTGGACTACAATATCACTGGCTGGCTGGACAAGAACAAGGACCCACTGAATGAATCGGTTGTGCAGCTCTACCAGAAGTCATCAAACAAACTGCTGTGCTTCCTTTATGCAGCCCATGCTGGAGCTGAAG aggctgctggtggtggtggcaaGAAGGGTGGTAAGAAGAAGGGTGGTTCCTTCCAGACTGTCTCTGCGCTTTTCAGA GAGAATCTGGCCAAGCTGATGACCAACTTAAGAAGCACTCATCCTCACTTTGTCCGTTGCTTGATTCCCAATGAGACAAAGACCCCAG GTCTTATGGAGAACTTCCTGGTCATCCACCAGCTGAGGTGTAACGGTGTACTGGAGGGCATCAGAATCTGCAGAAAGGGTTTCCCCAGCAGAATCCTCTATGGTgacttcaaacagag ATACAAAGTGTTGAATGCCAGCGTCATCCCTGAGGGACAGTTCATTGACAACAAGAAAGCTTCAGAGAAGCTGCTTGGCTCCATTGATGTGGATCACACACAGTACATGTTTGGGCACACTAAG GTGTTCTTCAAAGCTGGTCTGCTGGGCACTCTTGAGGAGATGAGAGATGAGAAACTGGCTGAGCTGGTGACCATGACTCAGGCTCTCTGCAGAGGATACGTCATGAGGAAAGAGTTTGTGAAGATGATGGAGAGGAG AGAATCTATCTACACCATCCAGTACAACATCCGTTCTTTCATGAACGTCAAGAACTGGCCATGGCTGAAAGTGTACTTCAAAATCAAGCCTCTTCTGAAGAGTGCTGAGACTGAGAAGGAGTTGCAGAACATGAAGGAGAACTATGAGAAGATGCAGACAGACCTGGCTGCTGCTCTGGCCAAGAAGAAGGAACTGGAAGAGAAGATGGTCAGCCTGCTGCAGGAGAAGAATGACCTGCAACTTCAAGTGGCTGCA GAAGTTGACAACCTCTCTGATGCTGAAGAAAGGTGTGAGGGGCTCATTAAGAGCAAGATCCAGCTCGAGGCCAAACTCAAAGAGACAACTGAGAGactggaggatgaagaggaaatCAATGCTGAGCTGACTGCTAAGAAgaggaagctggaggatgaatgctctgagctgaagaaggaCATTGATGACTTGGAGCTCACCTTGGCCAAAGTGGAGAAGGAGAAACATGCCACAGAAAACAAG GTGAAAAACCTGACAGAGGAGATGGCATCTCAAGATGAGTCAATTGCCAAGTTAACCAAGGAGAAGAAAGCCTTACAAGAGGCCCATCAGCAAACACTGGATGATCTCCAGGCAGAGGAGGACAAAGTCAACACTCTGACCAAGTCCAAGACAAAACTGGAACAGCAAGTTGATGAT CTTGAGGGTTCACTGGAGCAAGAGAAGAAGCTCCGCATGGACCTTGAGAGAGCCAAGAGGAAGCTGGAGGGAGATCTGAAACTGGCCCAGGAATCCATAATGGATCTGGAGAATGACAAGCAGCAATCTGATGAGAAAATCAAGAA GAAGGACTTTGAAATCAGCCAACTTCTCAGCAAAATTGAAGATGAACAATCCCTTGGTGCTCAACTTCAGAAGAAGATCAAAGAACTTCAG GCTCGTATTGAGGAGCTGGAAGAGGAGATTGAGGCTGAGAGGGCAGCTCGGGCTAAGGTAGAGAAGCAGAGAGCCGACCTCTCCAGGGAGCTTGAAGAGATCAGCGAGAGGCTCGAGGAAGCTGGTggagcaacagctgctcagatTGAGATGAACAAGAAGCGAGAGGCTGAGTTCCAGAAACTGCGTCGTGATCTTGAAGAATCAACTCTGCAGCATGAAGCTACTGCAGCAGCTCTCCGTAAGAAGCAGGCTGACAGTGTTGCAGAGCTCGGAGAGCAGATCGACAACCTCCAGCGTGTCAAACAGAAGCTGGAGAAAGAGAAGAGCGAGTACAAGATGGAGATTGATGACCTCTCCAGCAACATGGAGGCTGTTGCTAAAGCAAAG GGCAACTTGGAGAAAATGTGCAGGACTCTTGAGGATCAACTAAGTGAACTCAAAGCCAAAAATGATGAGAATGTTCGTCAGCTGAATGACATTAATGCCCAGAAGGCAAGACTACAAACAGAGAATG GTGAGTTTGGTCGCCAGCTTGAGGAGAAAGAAGCTCTTGTTTCTCAGCTCACAAGGGGCAAGCAGGCCTTCACTCAGCAAATTGAGGAACTGAAGAGACACGTTGAGGAGGAAGTGAAG GCCAAGAACGCCCTGGCTCATGCTGTTCAGTCAGCACGTCATGACTGTGACCTGCTCAGAGAGCAGtttgaggaggagcaggaggccaAGGCTGAGCTGCAGCGAGGAATGTCCAAGGCCAACAGTGAGGTGGCTCAGTGGCGATCCAAATATGAGACTGATGCTATTCAACGCAccgaggagctggaggaggccaA GAAAAAGCTTGCCCAGCGCCTGCAGGAGGCTGAGGAATCCATTGAGGCTGTGAACTCCAAGTGTGCCTCACTGGAGAAGACCAAGCAGAGGCTGCAGGGTGAGGTGGAGGACCTCATGATTGATGTGGAGAGAGCTAATGCTCTGGCTGCCAACCTTGACAAGAAGCAGAGGAACTTTGATAAG GTCCTGGCAGAATGGAAGCAGAAGTATGAGGAGAGCCAGGCAGAGCTGGAAGGAGCCCAAAAGGAGGCTCGTTCTCTCAGCACTGAGTTGTTCAAGATGAAGAACTCCTATGAAGAGGCTCTGGATCAACTGGAGACCATGAAGAGAGAGAACAAGAACCTGCAGC AGGAGATCTCAGATCTGACTGAGCAGATTGGTGAGACAGGAAAGAGCATCCATGAGCTGGAAAAGGCCAAGAAGACTGTTGAGACTGAGAAGTCTGAAATTCAGACAGCTCTGGAGGAAGCTGAG GGAACTCTGGAGCACGAGGAGGCCAAGATCCTTCGTGTTCAGCTTGAGCTAAATCAGGTAAAAGGTGAGATTGACAGGAAGCTGGCAGAGAAGGATGAGGAGATGGAGCAGATCAAGAGGAACAGCCAGAGGGTGACTGACTCCATGCAGAGCACTCTTGATGCTGAGGTCAGGAGCAGGAATGATGCCCTGAGAGTCAAGAAGAAGATGGAGGGAGACCTGAATGAGATGGAGATTCAGCTGAGCCATGCCAACAGACAGGCTGCTGAGGCCCAGAAACAACTGAGGAATGTCCAAGGACAGCTCAAG GATGCCCAACTGCACCTGGATGACGCAATCAGAGGACAGGAAGACATGAAGGAGCAGGTCGCCATGGTGGAGCGCAGAAATGGTCTGATGGTGGCTGAGATTGAGGAGCTGAGAGCTGCTCTggagcagacagagagaggacgCAAAGTAGCTGAGCAGGAGTTGGTTGATGCTAGCGAGCGTGTTGGACTGCTTCACTCTCAG aACACCAGTCTTTTGAACACCAAGAAGAAGCTGGAGGCTGACCTTGTCCAGGTTCAGGGTGAGGTGGATGATGCAGTTCAAGAAGCAAGAAATGCTGAGGAGAAGGCCAAAAAGGCTATTACTGAT GCTGCCATGATGGCTgaggagctgaagaaggagCAGGACACCAGTGCTCACCTGGAGAGGATGAAGAAGAACCTGGAGGTCACAGTCAAGGACCTGCAGCACCGTCTGGATGAGGCAGAGAATCTCGCCATGAAGGGTGGCAAGAAGCAGCTCCAGAAACTGGAGTCCAGG GTCCGTGAACTGGAAACTGAAGTTGAAGCTGAGCAGAGACGTGGAGCTGATGCTGTTAAAGGAGTCCGCAAATATGAGAGGAGAGTGAAGGAGCTCACCTACCAG ACTGAGGAGGACAAGAAGAATTTGGTCAGACTTCAGGATCTGGTGGACAAGCTGCAGCTCAAAGTCAAGGCTTACAAGAGACAGGCTGAAGAGGCT GAGGAACAGGCCAACACCCACATGTCCAGACTGAGAAAGGTCCAACATGAGATGGAGGAAGCTCAGGAGCGTGCTGACATTGCTGAATCTCAGGTCAACAAACTGAGAGCCAAGAGCCGTGATGCTGGAAAG GGTGAAACTGCTGAATAA